The Methanomassiliicoccales archaeon genomic interval CTATCCTCCATTTCTTGGCGAACTGGCGCATCTCCTTTGCCTGTTGTGCGGAGGCTATGTCCTTGTTCGGGACGAAGTGGTCCGGGATCAGCACTATCCTTTCCCTCATGGGCTCACAACCCAGCGCCTCGAACTCCTGGAATGCCAGCGGTCCGGTGACGTCGTTCACCATGACATAGTCCACCTCCGCCTCCACTATATCGCCCGCATGGGCGTCAGTGCCGGACTTCAAGGACATTATCTTCTCTGAAATGGTCTTCGGATCATTGTTGCTCATCTTGTTTCCTCCATCATGCGCCCTTGCGGGCATATAGCCGGTCGATGGCCTCCATGGTCGCTTCGACCGATGTAAGTACGATGTCGGTGCCGATGCTCTTGCCTATGGACATGACGCTGCCCTCCCCGTTCATCCTCAGTTTCACCATGACCTCGCACAGCGAATCGCTCCCGCCGGTGATGGCACTGAGACGGTATTCCACCAGGGTCAGTTTGTCGCTGACCGCGCTCTTGATCGCGTTCAGGGCGGCATCCACCGGTCCTATGCCGATGTTGGAGCTCCTGCGCACGTCCCCATCGATATCGATCACCACCGTCGATGTGGGGGTGATGTTCATCCCGGTAAGCACGGTGAACTCTTTGAGCTTTATCTTATGCTCTTCCCTTGCCGTCTGTCCGACGATGTGCGATGCCAGCGCCACCAGTTCCGCGTCGTCCACTTCCTTTCCGCTCTCGGCCAGCTTCTTGACCTTCTCGACGACCTCGGCCACCTTTTCATCGGAGATGTCGATGCCGTATTCCTTAAGCTTCTGGGTGATCGAGTGCGCCCCGCTGTGCTTCCCCAGCACGATGGTGCGCTGCATGCCGACCAGCTCCGGTCGGAAGGCCTCGTAGGTCGACGGGTCCTTGAGGACGCCATGAACGTGGATCCCGGACTCGTGGGCGAAGGCATGGCTCCCCACGATGGGCTTGTTGTCCGGGACCGGGATGCCAGTGATCCGGGAGACCAGCTTGGAGGTGTAACCGATGCGCTTGGTGTCGATGTTCGTCGGGAGGTTATAGAAGGCCATCAGCCCGAGGACGACCTCTTCCAGTGCCGCGTTCCCAGCCCTTTCGCCCAGACCGTTGATGCAGACATGCACCTGGCTGGCCCCCTGCCGCACCGCTGCCAGTGAGTTCGCCACGGCCAGACCGAAATCGTCGTGGCAATGGATCGCCAGAGGCACCTTGGTGAATTTCATGACCTCTCCCACCAGATACTCCATCGCCGACGGCGACATGGTTCCAACGGTGTCCGGCAGATTGATCTTGTCCACCCCGGCATTCTGTACCGCGGTATGCATCTGCCTAAGGAAATCCAGGTCCGTCCTGGTCCCGTCCTCGCACGACATCTCGACCGTGAGACCGTGGGACTTGGCGTACTCAACCGTCTCCACTGCCTTGTCCAGCACCTGCTCTCTCGTCATCTTGAGCTTGTGCTTCAGGTGGATGTCGGATGTGGCGATGAACGTGTGCACGTAATCGAGCCCGCAGTCCAGCACCGCATCGATGTCTGCCTTGGTCGATCTGGCCAGTCCGCACACCCGGGCGTTGAGCTTGAGGCCGGCGATCTTTCTGATAGCCTCCCTCTCCCCGGCCGAGGTTATCGGGAATCCAGCCTCTATGACATCAACCCCGAGATCGCTGAGCGCCGATGCGATCTTCACCTTGTCGTCGATCGAGAAAGCGATGCCCGGCGTCTGCTCTCCGTCCCGGAGGGTGGTGTCAAAGATCAGGACCTTCTTCGGCAACGAACTGGACAGGGCATATTTGTTGAATTGGCTGGTATAGATGCTCTTCCTGTAATCCTCGATTTTTTCCGAGTCCTGACTATCGTTCGTTCGAAGGTCGTCCATTATAACCACCTCTGAAGGATCGGGTCGCAGCAATGGGTCGCACTAGAGACGCAAAAGACAGTAGATACTGTAGTGGATAGCGCTCATTGCCGTTCCTTACCTTACGGGTTACTCAGTAACTTTAGTATTATATATAATTCTTGTCAGACAAAGACCACACTTGCTTCGTGAGCTTCGACATGGGCTTTTCTGAAGGACCGCTTGCCAGGGTCAGACGCCCCTTTTGTCGCCCCATATCAGCTTGTGCAGCTGCGGGAGAACCCTTACGTTCAGCTTCTTCTTGAGCACGAAATCGGCCACCGGTTCCAATGCCAATCCGCCCACTGGCGTGAATATGACGGTGCACTCGACCTTGTTCTCCTTCAGCATCTTGACGGCGTACATCATATCCTCCCGGTCCGCCACGATGAACTTCAACTGGTCGATGGGAGAAAGGAGCTCCAGATTGGAGAGGTCCATCTGTTCGGCCATGCCCGACGAGGGGCACTTTATGTCCATGCTGATCATCATGTTCATCGAACAGGGTAGATCCTCGAGGGATAGCGAACCGTTCGTCTCCACGGAGACGTGGTAGCCTGCGTTCAACAGGTCATCGATCAGCCTCACCGATTCCTTCTGATAGAGAGGTTCCCCACCGGTAACGCAAACATGATGGATCTCATATTCCTTGACCTTGGCCAGTATCTCCGGGACGGACATCTCGTCCCCTCCCTTCTTGGAATAAGGGGTATCGCACCACGCGCATTCCAGGTTACATCCGACCGTCCGTATGAACACTGTCGGGGTGCCTATCAGCGTGCCCTCGCCCTGGAGCGACCTAAAAATCTCGCATATCTTCATGGATGATCACTCGTAATCGATCTCGTCCTGGTATCCGGCGTCTGCGAAGCCTTTGAGCCTGAGCAGGCAGGAATCGCATCTTCCGCACGCCTTTTCCCCGCCCTGATAGCAGCTCCACGTCAGGTGCAGAGGAGCCTTGAGCTTCTTGCCCAGGCGGACGATGTCCTCCTTGGTCGAGCGCAGTATCGGATGCTCGATGATTATCGGGGCGCCTTCGACGCCTGCCTTGGTCCCGACCTTGAGAACGGTCTCGAAGGCACGGAAGAACTCGGGCCTGCAGTCCGGGTAGCCCGAATAGTCGATGGCGTTGGCGCCTATGAATATCCGGTCCGCGTCCACGCTCTCTGCCAGACCGGCCGCTATGCTGAGGAAGATGATGTTCCTGGCCGGAACATAGGTTATGGGAATGTCGTCCCCGATCTCCGCGGTCGATCCCCTCTCCGGCACCTCGATGTCACTCCTGGTCAGCGCGCTCCGGAAACTGCTCAGGTCGAGGTCCAGGACCACGTGGTGCTTCAGGCCATAGTGCTTGACCACCGCCTTGGCCGCGTCCAATTCACGTATGTGCCTCTGCCCATATCTTATCGTCAACGGGACCACGTCATATCCTTCCGAGAGGGCATAGGCCAGGGTCACCGTTGAATCAAGCCCGCCAGACAGCAATGAGACCGCTTTCATTCAGATCACCGAAAAATCATGGATGGCCCAGGCGCTCTGTCCCAATTCCTCATCGATGCCCACCTCGAGGCGGGATACGTTCTTCGGGAATTCGACCTGCTCCAATAATCTCAACAGGAACAATCGCGCCAGCTCTTCCGCGCTGGACTCTTCCGTGTCCAGAAGGACCACGTCCTCGGCCGGGAAGACATACCGTTTGTGGTTCGCCTTCACGAAAACCTCCTCGCCCACGGAAACGGTTATCCTTTTGGAGTTGGCCGGTATGAGGACGCGATGGTCCAGGTCGTCGGCTATTTCTCGGAGGGCTTTCTTGAGCGGGATGAAGTCCATGATCATCCCGTGTTCGCCGATCGAACCATGAAGCTTGATGCTGACGACGTAGGAGTGGCCATGCAATCGGCCGCACTTCTCGTGACCAGCTATGAAATGGCAAGCGGAGAATTTGACACCCGCATGCTCTCCATCTATCTCGAGTCGCATGTTATCCATTCTCTATTCCCTCCTTGCCTATTAGCCTTTTCTCGCACCCGGATGTCCTCCGGGATGACCGCCGGCCTGGCCACCTGGGTGTCCTCCCGGATGTCCGGACCTGGCTGACGGGTCGCCTAAAAGCGCAGAAGCCAGCGCTATTGAGTCGACAAAGGACACCTTTGCCCTTGAGGTGTCTACGAAGACCTTGTCCAGATTGACGATCGGAGCCCCCATCGATCTGCCTCCGTCCACCAGGTGCATGGTACGGAAGATCAGGTTACCG includes:
- a CDS encoding 2-isopropylmalate synthase gives rise to the protein MDDLRTNDSQDSEKIEDYRKSIYTSQFNKYALSSSLPKKVLIFDTTLRDGEQTPGIAFSIDDKVKIASALSDLGVDVIEAGFPITSAGEREAIRKIAGLKLNARVCGLARSTKADIDAVLDCGLDYVHTFIATSDIHLKHKLKMTREQVLDKAVETVEYAKSHGLTVEMSCEDGTRTDLDFLRQMHTAVQNAGVDKINLPDTVGTMSPSAMEYLVGEVMKFTKVPLAIHCHDDFGLAVANSLAAVRQGASQVHVCINGLGERAGNAALEEVVLGLMAFYNLPTNIDTKRIGYTSKLVSRITGIPVPDNKPIVGSHAFAHESGIHVHGVLKDPSTYEAFRPELVGMQRTIVLGKHSGAHSITQKLKEYGIDISDEKVAEVVEKVKKLAESGKEVDDAELVALASHIVGQTAREEHKIKLKEFTVLTGMNITPTSTVVIDIDGDVRRSSNIGIGPVDAALNAIKSAVSDKLTLVEYRLSAITGGSDSLCEVMVKLRMNGEGSVMSIGKSIGTDIVLTSVEATMEAIDRLYARKGA
- a CDS encoding radical SAM protein, encoding MKICEIFRSLQGEGTLIGTPTVFIRTVGCNLECAWCDTPYSKKGGDEMSVPEILAKVKEYEIHHVCVTGGEPLYQKESVRLIDDLLNAGYHVSVETNGSLSLEDLPCSMNMMISMDIKCPSSGMAEQMDLSNLELLSPIDQLKFIVADREDMMYAVKMLKENKVECTVIFTPVGGLALEPVADFVLKKKLNVRVLPQLHKLIWGDKRGV
- the queC gene encoding 7-cyano-7-deazaguanine synthase QueC — its product is MKAVSLLSGGLDSTVTLAYALSEGYDVVPLTIRYGQRHIRELDAAKAVVKHYGLKHHVVLDLDLSSFRSALTRSDIEVPERGSTAEIGDDIPITYVPARNIIFLSIAAGLAESVDADRIFIGANAIDYSGYPDCRPEFFRAFETVLKVGTKAGVEGAPIIIEHPILRSTKEDIVRLGKKLKAPLHLTWSCYQGGEKACGRCDSCLLRLKGFADAGYQDEIDYE
- a CDS encoding 6-carboxytetrahydropterin synthase gives rise to the protein MDNMRLEIDGEHAGVKFSACHFIAGHEKCGRLHGHSYVVSIKLHGSIGEHGMIMDFIPLKKALREIADDLDHRVLIPANSKRITVSVGEEVFVKANHKRYVFPAEDVVLLDTEESSAEELARLFLLRLLEQVEFPKNVSRLEVGIDEELGQSAWAIHDFSVI